In one Neobacillus sp. CF12 genomic region, the following are encoded:
- a CDS encoding TetR/AcrR family transcriptional regulator, with translation MARERKFNTVELFHEAKHLLLLHGYDGFTFSLLADRMEISRAALYKYYENKEELITDFMIYEMEEFLHDLKEIEKLKAFEEQFEFLIDLIFKKTDLHELIKAAQQVIERMEASINKGKLEKLPLEMYKFLHNFILQGKKEGKLKQHIPDGLIIGFILQTVAIPNHFGIPKAEWIKSIKEIISQGMFITYN, from the coding sequence ATGGCACGAGAACGCAAATTTAATACAGTGGAGTTATTTCATGAAGCTAAGCATCTGCTCTTGCTCCATGGTTATGATGGGTTTACTTTCAGCCTTCTGGCAGATCGGATGGAAATATCGAGGGCTGCTTTATATAAATACTACGAGAATAAAGAAGAGCTTATTACGGACTTTATGATTTACGAAATGGAAGAATTTCTTCATGATTTAAAGGAAATTGAAAAACTTAAAGCATTTGAAGAACAGTTTGAATTCCTGATTGACCTAATTTTTAAAAAGACTGATTTACATGAATTAATTAAGGCTGCACAACAAGTTATCGAAAGAATGGAGGCTTCCATTAATAAAGGAAAACTAGAAAAGCTGCCTTTAGAAATGTACAAATTTCTACATAACTTCATCCTGCAAGGTAAGAAAGAAGGAAAATTAAAACAACATATTCCTGATGGATTAATAATTGGGTTTATTCTTCAGACTGTAGCAATTCCTAATCATTTTGGGATTCCAAAGGCAGAGTGGATTAAATCAATAAAAGAAATAATAAGTCAAGGAATGTTCATAACATATAATTGA
- a CDS encoding ABC transporter ATP-binding protein, with amino-acid sequence MSSTVVINDVSKSFGKRLVLNQINLTVESGEIFGLIGPSGSGKTTLVKIIVGMDSPNQGDVQVLNTAVPNLKLLQRIGYMAQADALYSDLTGEENLAFFASLFKLKKEEQKKRIAYAAHLVNLTDDLKKKVQNYSGGMKRRLSLAVALIQDPEILILDEPTVGIDPELRRSIWAELYRLKNEGKTILVTTHVMDEAEKCDRLAMVRDGEIITSGSPAELKSRFGITSLEEVFLTAGGKQQ; translated from the coding sequence ATGTCATCAACGGTAGTTATTAATGACGTGAGCAAAAGCTTTGGAAAAAGGTTAGTCCTCAATCAAATCAACTTAACAGTGGAATCAGGAGAAATATTTGGACTAATCGGTCCTTCAGGATCAGGCAAAACAACCTTGGTAAAAATTATCGTCGGCATGGATTCGCCCAACCAAGGTGATGTCCAGGTATTAAATACTGCCGTTCCTAATTTGAAACTTTTACAGAGAATAGGCTATATGGCTCAGGCTGATGCTTTATACTCCGATTTAACAGGAGAAGAAAATCTTGCTTTCTTCGCTTCCCTTTTTAAACTTAAAAAAGAGGAACAAAAAAAGCGGATTGCCTATGCAGCACATTTAGTGAATCTAACAGATGATTTAAAAAAGAAGGTTCAAAATTATTCTGGGGGCATGAAGCGCCGGTTATCTCTGGCGGTTGCCTTGATACAGGATCCTGAAATCCTTATTTTAGATGAGCCCACTGTTGGAATAGATCCCGAATTAAGAAGGTCGATTTGGGCTGAGTTATATCGGTTAAAAAACGAAGGGAAAACGATTTTAGTGACGACCCATGTAATGGATGAAGCCGAAAAATGTGACCGGCTGGCTATGGTCCGAGATGGTGAAATCATCACAAGTGGTTCTCCTGCAGAATTAAAAAGTCGGTTTGGGATAACCAGTTTAGAAGAGGTATTTTTAACAGCAGGAGGTAAACAGCAATGA
- a CDS encoding ABC transporter permease, translating into MSILAMVKRIFHQMLRDKRALALMMVAPLLILTLLNYLLAGNTVDPRLGVIDVDNTLEERLKDNDIIVLQVEENTKDILLDKDLDGILEFNGEEISLTLTNDQPNAAKALQIKVQQAIAAEKAKEQAANLSTFMESIKSLVPEVPVMMEQVKAPEVKPSYIYGNKDTIFFDQLSPILVGFFVFFFVFLISGIALLRERTTGTLERLLATPILRRDIVFGYLLGYGLFAVMQTIIVVTYAVKVLNITLVGSFWSVVLINLTLALVALSLGILLSAFANSEFQMMQFIPIAIIPQVFFAGIFPFESMAGWMQVLAKCMPMYYGGSALVDVMYKGLGLSAIRNDLLVLLGFALVFIVLNVVALKKYRKI; encoded by the coding sequence ATGAGTATCCTTGCCATGGTAAAACGAATATTCCATCAGATGTTACGTGATAAACGGGCTTTGGCATTGATGATGGTGGCTCCATTATTGATTCTTACACTTCTAAACTATCTTCTTGCTGGGAATACTGTCGACCCTAGGCTTGGTGTTATCGATGTGGATAACACGCTGGAAGAAAGATTAAAAGATAACGATATCATTGTTCTACAGGTGGAGGAAAACACAAAGGACATTTTACTTGATAAAGATTTAGACGGAATTCTTGAATTTAATGGGGAAGAAATTTCATTGACCCTTACAAACGACCAGCCTAATGCAGCAAAGGCCTTACAAATAAAGGTGCAACAGGCGATTGCTGCAGAAAAGGCTAAGGAGCAGGCAGCAAATCTTTCTACTTTTATGGAAAGTATTAAGAGTCTGGTTCCAGAAGTTCCAGTTATGATGGAGCAGGTGAAAGCACCTGAAGTAAAACCTTCTTATATTTATGGAAATAAAGACACCATCTTTTTTGATCAATTAAGCCCCATACTCGTTGGATTCTTTGTCTTCTTCTTTGTGTTCTTAATTTCGGGGATTGCTTTACTGAGGGAAAGAACAACGGGTACACTTGAACGATTATTGGCAACACCTATTCTTAGAAGAGATATTGTTTTTGGATATTTATTGGGATACGGTTTATTTGCAGTGATGCAAACGATTATAGTTGTTACCTATGCGGTAAAAGTATTGAATATCACGCTTGTAGGTTCATTTTGGAGTGTTGTGCTCATTAATTTAACACTTGCTTTAGTTGCGTTGTCACTTGGAATCCTTCTATCTGCATTCGCGAATTCAGAGTTTCAGATGATGCAATTTATTCCGATTGCGATTATCCCACAGGTCTTTTTTGCAGGTATCTTCCCGTTTGAGTCTATGGCTGGCTGGATGCAGGTTCTTGCTAAATGCATGCCAATGTATTATGGCGGCAGCGCCTTAGTGGACGTCATGTATAAAGGGTTAGGTTTGAGTGCTATTAGAAACGACCTTCTGGTATTATTGGGCTTTGCCCTTGTCTTCATTGTTTTAAATGTAGTAGCATTGAAGAAATATCGGAAGATTTAG
- a CDS encoding TetR/AcrR family transcriptional regulator, with translation MTEEELMLQQLFDEDKLTDKQKKILVAAIETFSEKGYAASSTSEIAKKAGVAEGTIFRHYKTKKELLVSIVAPLMTKFIAPLVVKDFNKVLDREFESVEDFLRATIENRRDLLIRMLPVVKIMLQEIPFQPEMREQFFELVVENIFGRVKTVIVSYQEKGQLIDMPPESIARLTITNILGFLISRYILFPHLDWDDEIEIERTIQFIMHGVGKKD, from the coding sequence ATGACTGAAGAAGAATTGATGCTGCAACAGTTATTTGATGAAGATAAATTAACAGATAAGCAGAAAAAGATCCTTGTAGCGGCAATTGAAACCTTCTCTGAAAAAGGCTATGCTGCTTCTTCAACAAGTGAAATCGCCAAAAAGGCAGGAGTAGCCGAGGGAACTATCTTTCGGCATTACAAAACGAAGAAGGAATTGTTGGTTTCCATTGTTGCCCCGCTGATGACAAAATTCATTGCCCCTTTAGTGGTAAAGGACTTTAATAAAGTGCTTGACCGGGAATTTGAATCAGTCGAGGATTTTCTGAGAGCAACGATAGAGAATAGAAGAGATCTACTTATTCGAATGCTCCCTGTGGTAAAAATCATGCTTCAGGAAATTCCTTTCCAGCCTGAAATGCGCGAACAGTTTTTTGAACTCGTTGTAGAAAATATCTTTGGTAGGGTTAAAACAGTCATCGTTAGCTATCAAGAAAAAGGGCAACTAATCGATATGCCTCCAGAAAGTATAGCCAGGTTAACGATTACCAATATACTTGGCTTCTTGATTTCCCGTTATATCCTCTTTCCACATTTAGACTGGGACGATGAGATTGAAATTGAGAGGACCATCCAGTTTATCATGCATGGTGTAGGAAAAAAGGATTAG